The following coding sequences lie in one Nitrospirota bacterium genomic window:
- a CDS encoding N-6 DNA methylase: MTRPIRFEHLKPCIDWWDKREENEVAWKVTIEEIKTRNYNLDFKNPHVADEDHGNPAELLAKLEESEAETARLRDKLKAILEEALLR, translated from the coding sequence ATGACCAGGCCTATCCGCTTTGAACATTTGAAGCCCTGTATTGACTGGTGGGATAAGCGAGAGGAGAACGAAGTTGCCTGGAAGGTCACAATAGAGGAGATCAAGACCCGCAACTATAACCTCGATTTCAAGAATCCGCATGTTGCTGATGAAGACCACGGCAATCCGGCAGAATTGCTTGCCAAACTTGAAGAAAGCGAGGCAGAGACTGCCAGACTCCGGGACAAACTGAAGGCAATTCTGGAGGAGGCTCTGCTGAGATGA